The proteins below come from a single Lates calcarifer isolate ASB-BC8 linkage group LG11, TLL_Latcal_v3, whole genome shotgun sequence genomic window:
- the gpatch8 gene encoding G patch domain-containing protein 8 isoform X1: MADRFSRFNEERDFQGGNHFDQYEEGQLELEQASLDKPIESDNIGHRLLQKHGWKLGQGLGKTMQGRTDPVPIILKYDVMGMGRMEMELDYAEDATEKRRVLEVEKEDTEELRQKYKDQMEKEKAIAKALEDLRANFYCELCDKQYTKHQEFDNHINSYDHAHKQRLKELKQREFARNVSSRSRKDGKKQEKMLRRLHELAEQRKHQDRTPGSGPMFKTTTVAVDGEKTEDGDNLMPENPALTDAVLEGPMTDKTGQASPKPGPAISFSLGKNSSSSPTQSSASKVSVSFSFAKKAPVKLETAAAVFADHGEEAMEEEDSQEGEKAGGQEETSGCGTDSPKVVSGGSEGGEGSSVVGTEEAQQPDDGGSLASTLNKLKMMMKKEEGYAGQEPQYYHYVPPAHCRVKPHFQFLLFMKATEQCQSKEEEDEEEGQEEKKVEDSPEQTEPSVTECKTEKEQGNSTSPPDPEPTPLSPKVKAEDVSSCAADSASTAPTSPTQKVESTQDTVDSNSGPKIPTGPFFPVLSKDESTTLQWPSELLEFTKAQPSLSYSCNPLYFDFKLSRNKGARGGKAAKSPKPCEESDDKGQEVAASTTEVDSTTKPGTSTDKDKPGVKGEPSQSEGDEQKPATGSSSAKKKKKKKKHKKSSKHSKRKGKEKGAAEDAEGETEATQEKPKKKKKHKRKKSKNKAPDQDEVTGNEKEKAKPKSEEKAASSSVQLTTGGGGATGNTGAELGKRKRATKEVPCKSGAEEGGTRKGTDKANSSEEHSGTKRQKTDSSAPQSASCSTSAQKSPGPGRPPSSESEEEGGSTTQRSRHHRSSPREQRRHHSEESGRSCSRSSRRGERRGSSRRHHRGQTSRSHSYSSSSERSSAGSSAYSHRSRSYSDSYSDYSTEGRRRRRSKRSSDSEYERRGSRGRRRSRRHQYSSSSSDDSRSRSRSYSRRKRHRRHHRSSSRSSSSWSRSTSARSWRRSYSRSHSSASRSSSSAKGSPHRRGARGRGDSDTHRRDFNRSRIYRSQSPRSSSSRGLNRNTHSSSSQGLRPGGSRDAGEQKNTLTARQLLEKVQSKKSSDDSATGTKSGIKIKDPPQGYFGPKLPPTLGNKAMLPLFGKLQAGKKPVIPLTRPDEGEKSGAGKSSEAEGEVILVEPIREFPPPPPPPAPPVQKVEEAPQSTVVQEETPQPTTEPQVHPEPRPLFEQEPAIMMPQYQGESGQDPSQNPMMESLMPEMQQQQQPPIHAYPGYPPPNLEEDGMEAEEDGLAPLESQPITFTPEEMEKYSKLQQAAQQHIQQQLLAKQVKTFPSAAAAAAAAAAAAANLAPAPPPPALQQIHIQQPTVSVASGTSITTVQHAILQHHAATAAAMGIHPAHPHHPHPAHAQLAQVHHIPQHHLTPISLSPLGPSLGHSLGHSLGHAGLIPAHPTAFLSGQPIHIIPASALHHTPLALHHVPHTALYPTLFTPRPSQAAAAAALQLHPLLHPIFSGQDLQHPPNHGS, encoded by the exons GACGAACCGACCCTGTGCCCATTATCCTCAAATATGATGTCATGGGGATGGGACGGATGGAGATGGAG CTGGACTATGCAGAGGATGCTACAGAGAAGAGAAGGGTGCTTGAAGTGGAAAAAGAGGATACAGAGGAACTGCGGCAAAAATACAAG GACCAGATGGAAAAGGAGAAAGCCATCGCAAAGGCTCTGGAAGACTTGAGAGCCAATTTCTACTGTGAGCTATGTGACAAACAGTACACCAAACACCAGGAATTTGACAACCACATAAACTCTTACGACCACGCTCACAAGCAG AGGCTTAAAgagctgaagcagagagagtTTGCTCGTAATGTGTCATCGCGTTCACGGAAAGATGGAAAGAAGCAAGAAAAGATGCTGCGTCGATTACATGAGCTGgctgagcagaggaaacaccagGACCG TACTCCAGGAAGTGGGCCTATGTTCAAAACCACAACGGTGGCTGTGGAcggagagaagacagaagatGGAGACAACTTGATGCCTGAGAACCCTGCTTTGACAGACGCTGTCCTGGAAGGACCAATGACAGATAAAACTGGGCAAGCATCCCCAAAACCTGGCCCAGCCATCAGCTTCTCTCTGGGAAAGAACAGCTCCTCCTCCCCAACCCAAAGCAGTGCATCCAAAGTCAGTGTGTCCTTCTCTTTTGCAAAGAAGGCTCCAGTAAAGCTggagacagcagctgcagtgttcGCTGATCATGGTGAGGAAGCTATGGAAGAAGAGGACAGCCAGGAGGGGGAAAAGGCTGGAGGACAAGAGGAGACATCAGGCTGCGGCACAGATAGCCCTAAGGTTGTATCTGGAGgaagtgaaggaggagagggcagCAGTGTGGTAGGGACGGAAGAGGCCCAGCAGCCCGATGATGGAGGCTCTTTAGCCTCCACGCTCAACAAactgaagatgatgatgaaaaaggAGGAAGGATATGCTGGACAGGAGCCTCAGTACTATCACTACGTACCTCCAGCTCACTGCAGGGTAAAGCCTCACTTCCAGTTTTTGCTGTTCATGAAGGCCACTGAGCAGTGTCAGagcaaagaagaggaagatgaggaagaagggcaggaggagaaaaaggttGAAGATAGTCCTGAACAGACAGAGCCCAGCGTTACAGAGTGTAAGACTGAAAAAGAACAAGGTAATTCCACTTCACCTCCTGACCCAGAGCCAACTCCTCTGTCACCTAAAGTGAAGGCGGAGGATGTCTCTTCATGTGCAGCAGACTCAGCTTCCACAGCACCCACTTCACCTACACAAAAAGTAGAGAGCACGCAGGATACTGTGGATTCCAATTCAGGCCCTAAAATCCCCACTGGTCCATTTTTCCCAGTTCTTAGCAAAGATGAGAGCACTACTCTGCAGTGGCCCTCTGAGCTCCTTGAATTCACAAAAGCTCAGCCTTCCCTGTCTTACAGCTGTAATCCCCTCTACTTTGACTTCAAGCTGTCCCGCAACAAAGGAGCACGAGGTGGGAAAGCAGCAAAGTCCCCTAAGCCTTGTGAAGAGTCTGATGACAAGGGACAAGAAGTAGCGGCCTCAACAACTGAGGTAGATTCAACTACTAAACCTGGGACCAGCACTGACAAAGATAAGCCAGGGGTGAAGGGAGAGCCTAGCCAGTCAGAGGGTGATGAGCAAAAGCCTGCAACTGGCAGCAGTAgtgccaagaaaaaaaagaaaaagaagaagcacaAGAAGTCTTCAAAGCACTCAAAAcgcaaaggaaaggaaaaaggagCAGCTGAagatgcagagggagagactgaggCAACACAAGAAAAGcccaaaaagaagaaaaaacacaaacggaagaagagcaaaaacaaagccCCAGATCAAGATGAGGTAACAGgtaatgaaaaagagaaagcaaaaccAAAGTCAGAAGAAAaagctgcttcctcctctgttcaGCTGACAACTGGAGGAGGGGGAGCTACAGGAAATACAGGAGCAGAGCTGGGGAAGAGGAAACGTGCGACTAAGGAAGTGCCTTGCAAGTCtggagcagaggaaggaggaaccAGAAAAGGCACTGACAAGGCCAACTCCTCAGAGGAGCACAGTGGCACCAAGCGACAAAAGACTGACTCCAGTGCACCTCAAAGTGCCTCCTGCTCCACCTCAGCTCAAAAGAGTCCTGGTCCTGGCAGACCTCCTAGCAGTGAGAGCGAAGAAGAAGGGGGCTCTACCACTCAGCGGTCACGTCATCACAGGTCAAGTCCTCGGGAACAACGCCGCCACCATAGTGAGGAATCAGGGCGGTCCTGCAGTCGTTCATCAAGACGGGGGGAAAGACGGGGCAGCAGCCGTCGTCACCATCGTGGCCAAACCTCCCGTAGCCACTCCTACTCCAGCAGCTCTGAGCGCTCCTCAGCAGGCAGCAGTGCCTACAGCCACCGTAGCCGCAGCTACTCTGACAGCTACAGTGACTACAGCACAGAGGGTCGCAGACGACGGCGCTCCAAGCGGTCATCAGACTCTGAGTATGAGCGCAGGGGCAGCCGAGGACGTAGACGATCCAGGAGACACCAgtactcctcttcctcctcagatgACTCCCGCTCACGGTCACGCAGCTACAGCCGCAGAAAAAGGCACCGGCGGCACCATCGGAGCAGCTCGAGAAGCTCTAGTAGCTGGAGCCGCAGCACCAGTGCAAGATCCTGGAGGCGCAGCTACAGCCGGAGCCACAGCTCTGCCAGCCGCTCCTCCAGTTCAGCCAAAGGCTCCCCTCACAGACGAGGCGCTAGGGGTCGAGGGGACAGCGACACACATCGCAGAGACTTTAACCGTTCTCGCATCTACCGCTCCCAGTCTCCACGATCATCTTCATCACGAGGCCTTAACCGTAACACCCATTCATCCAGCTCGCAGGGTCTGAGGCCAGGGGGGTCCCGAGATGCAGGGGAACAGAAAAACACTCTTACCGCACGTCAGCTGCTGGAGAAGGTCCAGTCTAAAAAAAGTTCTGATGATTCTGCCACAGGAACAAAATCTGGCATTAAGATAAAGGACCCACCACAGGGCTACTTTGGTCCCAAACTACCCCCGACCCTGGGAAATAAAGCCATGCTTCCACTTTTTGGTAAGCTGCAGGCAGGGAAGAAACCAGTGATTCCCCTAACCAGACCTGATGAAGGAGAAAAATCAGGAGCAGGGAAGAGCTCGGAGGCTGAGGGAGAGGTTATCCTGGTAGAGCCTATAAGGGAgttccctcctccaccaccacctccagctCCACCAGTCCAGAAGGTTGAGGAGGCCCCACAGAGTACAGTGGTACAAGAAGAGACACCGCAACCCACTACTGAACCCCAAGTGCACCCAGAACCGCGGCCATTGTTTGAACAGGAGCCTGCCATAATGATGCCTCAGTACCAAGGAGAATCAGGACAGGACCCTTCCCAGAACCCCATGATGGAGTCCCTCATGCCagagatgcagcagcagcagcagcctccaaTACATGCCTATCCTGGTTATCCACCACCCAACCTGGAGGAGGATGGcatggaggcagaggaggatgGACTGGCTCCTCTGGAGAGTCAGCCCATTACATTCACACcagaggaaatggaaaagtACAGCAAGCTGCAACAGGCTGCACAGCAGcacatccagcagcagcttttGGCCAAACAGGTCAAGACATTTCCCTCTGCTGCCGCtgcagcagccgcagcagcagcagccgccgcCAACTTGGCCCCAGCTccccctcctccagctctgcagcAAATCCACATTCAGCAGCCAACTGTGTCTGTGGCCTCTGGCACTTCAATCACCACAGTGCAACACGCCATCCTGCAGCACCATGCTGCGACTGCTGCGGCCATGGGCATCCACCCAGCGCatccccaccacccccaccctgcACATGCCCAGTTAGCCCAGGTACACCATATTCCCCAGCACCACCTAAcccccatctctctgtctcctctggggCCCTCCCTCGGTCATTCTCTGGGACACTCACTTGGACATGCCGGACTGATTCCTGCTCACCCCACAGCCTTCCTCTCTGGTCAGCCCATACATATTATCCCAGCCTCTGCACTTCACCACACCCCTTTAGCTCTCCACCATGTTCCACATACAGCCCTCTACCCCACACTTTTCACACCTCGGCCCTCacaggctgctgcagcagcagctctccagCTCCACCCACTCTTACACCCAATCTTTTCAGGGCAGGACCTCCAGCATCCACCTAACCATGGCTCTTGA